In Stomoxys calcitrans chromosome 2, idStoCalc2.1, whole genome shotgun sequence, the following proteins share a genomic window:
- the LOC106088487 gene encoding basic-leucine zipper transcription factor A, with the protein MSTKHNYTNPAFCQNSEFYPVPSAAKNSNSALFAAATKQEHVESIYNRSLQISFNNNAATRYNGGGDGSGPLRMQRSISTRSVAMKRTTVKQTDNASTYNSKPPTIHQQLHKQQQQYEQQQQQQQQQQVQPAVPQRPLKQAPQLNRSLEPFETRSGSGRYALVPVEELSQDFNSHYAIVPGPTPPPPMMNSRSSSSTTLAQTRRYAKSQDDLDRYSSQLQLDQDEPHSFHEDPSVAGPYASLPPVLETGKLQPKRRISLQNRQNSQQNLPTPSKIKHAFSISLQNRQNSQQNLPTPSKIKHAFSSDFGSKTFLIVDKNSNQRYQMVPTAEDEELVDDNHEIIQMHNGKAHRYAVIPAEDEDDYEEGNDQEETCLSNPDLNQSQNFLPIGYEQTRTPMRTSTPQKGISMSNLASYPNTPLKNPQATKMLHELLSTPRKTPVQQMNRSDQSTPRNNVYASQRELRIQYAQQGQQINFSSTAGQTQAPPLLPRKNSNLSPQRLHYEIVKPVVTPPLHQSDRTMAVIQPRVAGPIYPHIEEEDCSSIQGKGNNNNSYPQKIVSATITLAIVSLMLVLGSSMNSALIVYMIAHLGRAFYLQFSLVAAISGVGLGFLGFRSRHCEWLPNRSYTSGYILVTVFCLLKCCCLLIILVLDPYPGLPLHDVTTGIILGLSTFTMFFIGLGVIGTLWCYRPPPDNRVDVV; encoded by the exons ATGTCTACCAAACACAACTACACCAATCCAGCTTTTTGCCAAAACAGTGAATTTTATCCGGTACCCTCGGCTGCGAAAAACTCCAATTCGGCTTTATTCGCCGCCGCCACCAAACAAGAACATGTTGAGTCCATCTATAATCGCAGCTTGCAAATAAGTTTCAATAATAATGCAGCGACACGCTACAATGGTGGCGGCGATGGCAGTGGACCCTTGCGCATGCAGCGGAGCATATCAACGCGTTCAGTGGCCATGAAGAGGACCACCGTAAAACAGACAGACAATGCCAGCACATATAACAGCAAGCCGCCGACAATACATCAACAGTTGCAtaaacagcagcaacaatatgaacagcaacaacaacagcagcagcagcaacaggtACAGCCTGCTGTACCCCAAAGACCCTTGAAACAGGCACCACAACTCAATCGCTCGCTGGAACCCTTTGAAACACGTTCGGGTTCCGGCAGATATGCTCTGGTGCCAGTGGAGGAATTATCCCAAGATTTTAATAGTCATTATGCCATAGTGCCAGGACCCACACCTCCACCTCCCATGATGAATAGCCGAAGTTCTTCCTCTACCACTTTGGCTCAGACACGCCGCTATGCCAAATCCCAAGATGATTTGGATCGTTATAGCTCTCAGCTACAATTGGATCAGGATGAGCCTCATTCTTTTCATGAGGATCCCTCGGTGGCAGGGCCCTATGCCAGTTTGCCCCCTGTTTTAGAGACGGGGAAGTTACAACCCAAGCGCCGCATATCTTTACAAAATCGCCAAAATTCCCAACAAAATCTGCCCACCCCCTCGAAAATCAAGCACGCCTTTTCCATATCTTTACAAAATCGCCAAAATTCCCAACAAAATCTGCCCACCCCCTCGAAAATCAAGCACGCCTTTTCCAGCGATTTTGGCAGCAAGACCTTTCTGATAGTGGATAAAAATTCCAATCAACGCTATCAAATGGTGCCCACCGCCGAAGATGAAGAGCTGGTGGATGACAATCATGAAATCATACAAATGCACAATGGCAAGGCTCATCGTTATGCTGTCATACCTGCCGAGGATGAGGATGACTATGAGGAGGGCAATGATCAGGAGGAGACTTGTCTCAGTAATCCCGATCTAAatcaaagtcaaaatttcctaCCCATAGGCTATGAACAGACGCGTACACCCATGCGCACCTCCACACCTCAAAAGGGTATATCTATGAGCAATTTGGCCTCTTATCCCAATACGCCTTTGAAAAATCCCCAAGCCACCAAAATGTTACATGAGCTACTATCCACTCCACGCAAGACTCCCGTGCAGCAAATGAATCGTTCCGATCAGAGTACACCTCGCAATAATGTCTATGCCTCTCAGAGAGAGCTGAGAATACAATATGCCCAGCAGGGCCAGCAAATAAATTTCTCCTCTACGGCAGGACAAACACAGGCTCCTCCCTTATTGCCTAGGAAAAATTCAAATCTCTCGCCACAGCGTTTACATTATGAGATTGTAAAGCCAGTGGTAACACCACCGCTGCATCAAAGTGATCGCACCATGGCTGTTATACAGCCCAGAGTGGCGGGGCCCATTTACCCCCATATAGAGGAGGAAGACTGCAGCAGTATACAGGGCAAGGGGAACAATAATAACTCGTATCCCCAGAAAATAGTCAGTGCCACTATAACTCTGGCCATAGTCTCTTTGATGTTGGTGTTGGGAAGTTCCATGAATTCAGCTTTGATAGTCTATATGATAGCCCAT CTGGGCCGTGCCTTTTATCTGCAATTCAGTTTGGTGGCTGCCATCAGCGGTGTTGGCTTGGGCTTTTTGGGCTTTCGTTCACGTCATTGTGAATGGTTGCCCAATCGAAGCTATACCTCGGGCTATATTTTAGTCACtgtattttgtttgctgaaatgTTGCTGCCTGCTGATTATTTTGGTATTGGATCCTTATCCTGGTTTGCCTCTACATGATGTCACCACCGGCATTATTTTGGGCCTATCAACCTTTACCATGTTCTTTATAGGTTTGGGTGTTATAGGCACACTGTGGTGTTATCGACCTCCGCCAGATAATCGAGTTGATGTGGTGTGA